Proteins co-encoded in one uncultured Draconibacterium sp. genomic window:
- the arsC gene encoding arsenate reductase (glutaredoxin) (This arsenate reductase requires both glutathione and glutaredoxin to convert arsenate to arsenite, after which the efflux transporter formed by ArsA and ArsB can extrude the arsenite from the cell, providing resistance.), producing MKIYHNPRCSKSRKGLQYLEDKGCNFEVVTYLTDGLSEIELTELIAKTGKKPFDFVRQHEKDYKEQYKGKVLSDEEWIKVLVENPKLLHRPIVVNGDKAVLGNPPENIDELL from the coding sequence AAGCCGAAAAGGGTTGCAGTACCTCGAAGATAAAGGTTGTAATTTTGAAGTTGTAACCTACCTGACTGATGGTTTAAGCGAAATAGAACTAACAGAGCTAATTGCTAAAACCGGCAAAAAGCCTTTTGATTTTGTGCGCCAGCACGAAAAAGACTACAAAGAACAATACAAAGGGAAAGTACTAAGCGATGAAGAATGGATAAAAGTACTGGTGGAAAATCCGAAACTTCTGCACCGCCCTATCGTAGTGAACGGCGATAAAGCTGTTCTGGGAAATCCTCCTGAAAATATTGATGAGCTCCTCTAA